The following proteins are co-located in the Microplitis demolitor isolate Queensland-Clemson2020A chromosome 3, iyMicDemo2.1a, whole genome shotgun sequence genome:
- the LOC103568909 gene encoding monocyte to macrophage differentiation factor: MDGPCLHQFIVTPFKNIQRLHRFREIKWMNPRADANTAYVPTYIEHLANIITHGIWIVPALLGAVELISRSKNWTQLTSAWVYGLALLLLFVISTSFHCVHYRNHKQLKDVLHRCDRAMIYVFIAATYFPWLMVEDFPDNDIIPTMRYLVWIMAIIGILYQQVFHEKYKMLETIFYLVMGVGPSIAVITVNKFDNIRELKTGGFIYIVGILFFKSDGRIPCAHAIWHVFVTVAAAFHYYAILNHLYPPIYKDESVPIINDFIKSSVEL; encoded by the exons ATGGATGGACCTTGCCTTCATCAATTCATCGTGACACCTTTTAAGAATATCCAACGATTACACCGATTTAGAGA AATAAAATGGATGAATCCACGTGCGGATGCCAATACAGCTTATGTACCAACGTACATTGAACATCTAGCAAATATAATAACACATGGAATATGGATTGTCCCGGCACTGCTTGGAGCTGTGGAACTTATTTCCAGATCAAAGAATTGGACTCAATTAACATCCGCATGGGTCTACGGTCTGGCACTACTTTTACTTTTCGTAATATCAACATCGTTTCACTGCGTACACTACCGCAATCACAA acaACTAAAAGACGTTTTGCATCGATGCGATCGTGCTATGATATATGTTTTCATCGCGGCGACATATTTCCCATGGTTGATGGTTGAAGATTTTCCAGATAATGATATTATACCAACGATGAGATATTTAGTTTGGATTATGGCAATTATTGGTATTTTATATCAGCAAgtatttcatgaaaaatataaaatgttagaaactattttttatctagTCATGGGAGTGGGACCAAGTATTGCTGTTATAACTGTT aATAAATTTGACAACATACGAGAATTGAAGACTGGCGGATTTATATACATTGttggaatattatttttcaaatctgATGGACGTATACCTTGTGCTCATGCTATTTGGCACGTGTTTGTAACAGTCGCAGCAGCATTTCACTACTACGCTATACTAAACCATCTTTATCCTCCAATTTATAAAGATGAAAGCGTACCAATAATTAACGATTTTATCAAATCATCAGTTGAACTTTGA
- the LOC103568906 gene encoding uncharacterized protein LOC103568906 has translation MIESCTKKRMLLAVTLLGGLTILVLIVESQWTDSENNKPYVENLERNATCTTNGDYEIISECHPCTAFEIASKSIGVCIHSRYKEILRCKTGETVTRSCDRVAWLEERAFLKFQAVMFILALLSCVTVFWRENVLRKRIIRKIAKQLRASV, from the exons ATGATTGAATCGTGTACAAAAAAACGTATGTTACTAGCTGTCACTTTATTAGGcgg attaacAATTCTTGTTTTAATTGTGGAGAGCCAGTGGACAGATAGTGAGAATAATAAGCCATATGTTGAAAATTTGGAGCGAAACGCAACGTGTACTACAAATGGTGACTATGAAATAATATCTGAATGCCATCCTTGTACAGCATTTGAAATAGCCAGCAAAAGTATCGGAGTTTGTATTCATTCACGTTACAAAGAAATATTAAGATGTAAAACTGGTGAAACTGTTACCagaag ttGTGACAGAGTCGCGTGGTTAGAAGAgcgcgcatttttaaaattccaagcTGTTATGTTTATATTGGCGCTATTATCATGTGTTACTGTATTTTGGCGTGAAAACGTATTGAGAAAAAGGATAATACGTAAAATAGCTAAACAATTACGTGCAAGTGTTTag